The Deltaproteobacteria bacterium region GTGGTGGGCGGGGAGATCAACTCGTGCGGGTCGTGGTAGAAACTCCACGCAAGCTTTCGGCGAAACAGCGTGAACTGTTGGAAGAATTTTCCCGCCTTGACGGCGAAGGGGTACATCCTATGAGCAAAGGGTTCTTCGAGAAAGTGAAGGAACTCTTCGGATAGCGACAGGGAAGACAATGAAACTCGAAGAACTGGGAGAGTTCCCTTTTTTGTCCCGCCTCCGTGCTCGGGTGCCTGTCGACCCGCGTGTGTCGTTAGGCATTGGCGATGACTGTGCGGCATTGACGCTCCCGGGAACCACAGTGATTACGACCGATGCCATGGTGGAAAACGTCCACTTCCGGCGCGAGTGGGGTTCTTTTTACGCATTAGGAGAGAAGGCGTTTGCCGCGAACGCCAGCGACATCGCTGCGATGGGAGCGACGCCCACTTTTGCCTTATTGAGCCTCGCCGTGCCGCAAGACTGTGAAGTGCAAGTCTTGGATGAGTTCTTCGATGGCTTCCTCCATGCTGCCAAGACCGACGGTGCTGCGCTGATTGGCGGCAATATGAGTGCGGCCCCTTGCTTTATGGTGTCGGTCACGTTGCTGGGACAGGCACAACATGGAGTGTTGAAACGCGCCGGTGCCCGTGTAGGCGACGACGTCTATGTGACCGGAACTCCTGGCGATGCCGCTGTAGGATTGCGCATGTTGCAAGAAGGGCGCGACGATGCTCCGGCTCGCGCAGCGAAAGCGCGTTTCCTGACGCCTACGGCGCGAACAGCGATCGGACGGGAAGTGGCCGCTTACGGGCTTGCCACCGCCATGATCGACGTGAGCGATGGAGTGCTGCAAGACTTGGGACATCTGTGTGGAGCCAGTCACGTTGCTGCGGCGGTGGAAGCGTCGTTGCTCCCGCTTTCCACGTGCTACCGCGAAATTCTTGGCGCTTCGGATTGGAGCTGTGCTCTGACGGGAGGGGAAGATTACGAACTTCTCTTCTCTGCTGCTGCAGGGCATCGCATCGCGCTGGCAGAGTTAGCCGAGACGATTGGCTGTCCGATTACGCGTATTGGGCACATCGTGCCGCAATCGCAAGGGATTCGGGTCTACGATCCGGATGGTGGCGAGTACGTCCCGGTTCGCGCGGGATACGATCACTTTCATCGGGCGTAAGTCAGTTACCTTTATGGATCGCACTCGTCTGCACGATCTCCTGAGCTGTGTCCACAACGGAAGCGTTTCTGTCGAATACGCCCTCGACGCGCTCAAGACTCTGCCGTTTGAAGATCTCGGATTTGCGCAGGTAGATCATCACCGCGCCCTCCGCAAAGGATTTCCTGAAGTAATCTTGGGTCAAGGGAAGACCACCGCGCAGATTGTGGCCATCGCGCAACGGCTGAACGAGCAGGGACAACACGTCTTAATTACCCGCCTCAATGGGCAGACCGCTGCCGAGGTTAGCGCGGCTTTGCCGGAGTTGCGTTACTATCCTGATGGTCGTCTAGGCGCATTGGGAACGCCTCCAGAACCGCCTCACGGACAAGGGCGTATTCTCGTTGTGTCTGCCGGTACGGCGGACTTGCCGGTAGCGGAAGAAGCGGCGGTCACTGCCGAGCTGTTGGCGAATACCGTGGATCGCCTCTACGACGTCGGCGTTGCTGGCCTGCATCGACTGTTAGGCAATCTGGAAAAGCTCCACGCCGCTTCCGTTCTCATCGTCGTTGCGGGGATGGAAGGCGCGCTGCCGAGTGTCATCGGCGGATTGGTCGATCATCCGGTGATTGCCGTACCGACCAGCATCGGGTATGGGGCGAGCTTCAATGGACTCGCGGCTTTGCTCGCCATGCTGAACTCCTGCGCGGCCGGCATTACCGTGGTGAACATCGATAATGGCTTTGGCGCTGCTGCGGCAGCGACGCTGATGAATCGCCTCTCGTGCCCAGCAAACGCAAACCTTCCGGCCTGACTCAGGGGCGTGCCAAACGTGCACTCCAAGTGGGGGCACTGACTACTGCTGTCGGTAGCAGTTATCTGTGGCAGGCCCTGAAACGTCCCTTCCAATCCGCAGATACACAAGAACAAGCGCGGCTTGAGCTGCATCTGAAAAACGCCCTGCGCATTGTCGAAGATTCGCGCGAGCTGCGCGGCGCGTTCATGAAGCTCGTGCAGATGTTGAGCATGCGGACGGATATCCTCCCGTCGGAAGTCGTGAACATCCTGTCGGTTGTGCAGTCGTCGGTGCCTCCGATGGATTACGCTCTTATTCGCGAGCAA contains the following coding sequences:
- the thiL gene encoding thiamine-phosphate kinase, which codes for MKLEELGEFPFLSRLRARVPVDPRVSLGIGDDCAALTLPGTTVITTDAMVENVHFRREWGSFYALGEKAFAANASDIAAMGATPTFALLSLAVPQDCEVQVLDEFFDGFLHAAKTDGAALIGGNMSAAPCFMVSVTLLGQAQHGVLKRAGARVGDDVYVTGTPGDAAVGLRMLQEGRDDAPARAAKARFLTPTARTAIGREVAAYGLATAMIDVSDGVLQDLGHLCGASHVAAAVEASLLPLSTCYREILGASDWSCALTGGEDYELLFSAAAGHRIALAELAETIGCPITRIGHIVPQSQGIRVYDPDGGEYVPVRAGYDHFHRA
- the larB gene encoding nickel pincer cofactor biosynthesis protein LarB; the protein is MDRTRLHDLLSCVHNGSVSVEYALDALKTLPFEDLGFAQVDHHRALRKGFPEVILGQGKTTAQIVAIAQRLNEQGQHVLITRLNGQTAAEVSAALPELRYYPDGRLGALGTPPEPPHGQGRILVVSAGTADLPVAEEAAVTAELLANTVDRLYDVGVAGLHRLLGNLEKLHAASVLIVVAGMEGALPSVIGGLVDHPVIAVPTSIGYGASFNGLAALLAMLNSCAAGITVVNIDNGFGAAAAATLMNRLSCPANANLPA